One region of Turicibacter bilis genomic DNA includes:
- a CDS encoding sigma factor-like helix-turn-helix DNA-binding protein, with the protein MSDCIRKPKYLLNIEDNVSDLLSTVLIRDDTDPTCFKLEKLREYYVSDRKLFMRLIDELGLRGYRVETQKATNLFHEVLVEPTQVIFCESNEMNFLKIPFDQYGLSRLNERFNIKSDKFFNYIAIEQFTCLNANLNILGLKNEFEKNGFKFINTEQIKELGLPVVRSNSCYKEEIQRKASTSLCDEEIIVIEVEDMLGIRTNLQLPISFVYPDELKNISVDILFNENKFNAIKRYCNTNQITVLYQLTKQHLVNFLKSPGVGIGKFEQLIQFLMDQCLDVNPDSINKITSCEITYVGDVLIEDIFAERTYLHFREFCKGHGKEIISDLDSKFLSQYSQQKGVGKAKFQKIMIALKSYAIDDINKYLDKALVIKEEGEFLLDLSVTEIFDVFSLGEVEEKSTKLKDINGEKLLDLKAKYDPFKLIKLMDKIDSIRSLNSIVSGIQGILKEREYEFLLLRYKEGLTLQEVGDQMDVSRERIRQVLVKVVQKIRGYLVKNDFLLAIFMETKGKRYISKLELQNRLTNENQYIISVLKEGNDIIHYYEPLDLFYCNKNHLDASFIDEYFEQLPDSFRYYEYLPEFEDVFELLGIKGPSEELIEKLLTYYKIRRYGELCSRFRLYQLTALEYLFKYKISQSIRCDEQGISELRRLSKLYLNFDLEGADRSIEARIRDSRNIILVDSLTFSWFDGKFEDSLLREIKVFIDQILEVHGHINADQIFDQFSDRVARYSIHNKLHLYSIIRYFFDSEYKIGSRNSLMIFKNEQSKNTINSLLVNYVKQAGGCIDKEFLMNELKWPEYRVVQRVADSPEILLWSRDKIRLITDLKITEEQSSYINELVSNCMSLGYTSANMIIDEMSFDSNIATIFTQEKELNDPINLANYIKVLNPKIKGHANFLYNEESPFKNIEEYICHTLSQPTTRIQLKELLNRFGYSEQRYGRMINNLIESYKLVELSRDELISSDYYSMCVEDEKIVVDYLKEVMHDSTYMSLSKLIGYRRSLPIIEYQWTPHLLKSIAIKFGFKAINKIYSDWRYDPVIIVKSNSLIETYEDLIIDVLNNEYKGNMHMYDICDYLIAKGLLRIKDGGEKVFPYEIKMSQKIKIDELGNVKLT; encoded by the coding sequence ATGAGTGATTGTATTAGAAAACCAAAATATTTATTAAATATTGAAGATAATGTTAGTGATTTATTAAGTACTGTTTTAATTAGAGATGATACTGATCCAACTTGTTTTAAGTTAGAAAAATTAAGAGAGTATTATGTCAGTGATAGAAAACTATTTATGAGATTAATAGATGAACTTGGATTAAGAGGATATCGTGTAGAAACTCAAAAAGCCACAAATTTATTTCATGAAGTTTTAGTTGAACCAACACAAGTAATTTTTTGTGAAAGTAATGAAATGAACTTTTTAAAGATTCCATTTGATCAATATGGTCTATCCCGTTTGAATGAAAGGTTCAATATAAAATCGGATAAATTTTTTAATTATATTGCAATTGAGCAATTTACTTGCTTAAATGCAAACCTTAATATTCTCGGTTTAAAAAACGAGTTTGAAAAGAACGGTTTTAAATTTATAAATACTGAACAAATAAAAGAGTTGGGTTTACCAGTAGTAAGAAGTAATTCGTGTTATAAAGAAGAAATTCAACGAAAAGCAAGTACCTCTCTTTGTGATGAAGAAATAATAGTTATTGAAGTCGAAGACATGCTTGGTATACGAACGAATTTACAACTTCCAATTTCTTTCGTATATCCTGATGAACTAAAGAATATAAGTGTTGATATATTGTTCAATGAAAATAAATTTAATGCAATTAAAAGGTATTGCAATACTAATCAAATTACTGTTTTATATCAATTAACTAAACAACATTTAGTGAATTTTCTAAAATCCCCTGGAGTGGGTATTGGAAAATTTGAGCAATTGATACAGTTCCTTATGGATCAATGTTTAGATGTTAATCCAGATTCAATTAATAAAATAACGAGCTGTGAAATTACTTATGTTGGAGATGTGTTGATTGAAGATATTTTCGCGGAAAGGACCTATCTTCATTTCAGAGAATTTTGTAAAGGCCATGGAAAAGAAATAATAAGTGACTTAGATTCAAAGTTTTTAAGTCAATACTCACAGCAAAAAGGTGTTGGAAAAGCCAAATTTCAAAAAATTATGATAGCCTTAAAGTCATATGCAATTGACGATATAAATAAATATTTAGACAAAGCGTTAGTTATTAAAGAAGAGGGTGAATTTTTATTAGATTTATCTGTCACTGAGATTTTTGATGTGTTTTCTTTAGGTGAAGTTGAAGAGAAATCTACCAAGCTTAAGGATATTAACGGGGAGAAACTACTTGATTTAAAAGCAAAATATGATCCGTTTAAACTTATTAAATTAATGGATAAAATAGATAGTATTCGATCGTTAAATTCAATTGTAAGTGGAATTCAAGGTATCTTAAAAGAACGTGAATATGAATTCTTATTGTTACGTTACAAAGAAGGTTTGACATTGCAAGAAGTTGGAGATCAAATGGATGTCTCACGTGAACGTATTCGACAAGTTTTAGTTAAAGTAGTCCAAAAAATTAGAGGATATCTAGTAAAAAATGATTTTCTTTTAGCTATTTTCATGGAGACTAAAGGAAAGAGGTATATTTCAAAGCTTGAATTACAGAATAGATTAACGAATGAAAATCAATATATTATTTCAGTATTAAAAGAAGGAAACGATATAATTCATTATTATGAACCATTAGATCTATTTTATTGTAATAAGAATCACTTAGATGCTTCATTTATTGATGAGTATTTTGAACAATTACCTGATAGTTTCCGTTATTATGAATATTTACCAGAGTTTGAAGATGTTTTTGAATTACTCGGGATTAAAGGACCATCTGAAGAATTAATTGAAAAGTTATTAACTTATTATAAAATAAGAAGATATGGAGAATTGTGTTCTCGATTCCGCCTATATCAGTTAACAGCATTAGAGTATTTATTTAAATACAAGATAAGTCAATCAATTCGTTGTGACGAACAAGGAATAAGCGAATTAAGAAGATTGTCGAAATTATATTTAAACTTTGATTTAGAAGGTGCTGATCGAAGTATAGAAGCACGTATTCGTGATAGTCGAAATATTATCTTAGTTGATTCATTAACATTTTCATGGTTCGATGGTAAGTTTGAAGATAGTTTGTTAAGAGAAATAAAAGTATTTATTGATCAAATACTTGAAGTACATGGTCATATTAATGCTGATCAAATATTTGATCAGTTTAGTGATCGTGTTGCACGCTACAGTATCCATAATAAATTACATCTATATTCAATTATTCGTTATTTCTTTGATTCTGAATATAAAATTGGATCTAGAAATTCATTAATGATTTTTAAAAATGAACAATCAAAGAATACTATTAATTCATTGCTAGTTAATTATGTAAAGCAAGCTGGAGGATGTATTGACAAAGAGTTTCTAATGAATGAATTAAAGTGGCCAGAATATCGAGTAGTTCAGCGTGTGGCAGATAGTCCGGAAATCCTTTTATGGAGCCGTGATAAAATCCGATTAATCACAGATTTAAAAATTACTGAGGAACAAAGTAGTTACATCAATGAACTTGTTTCAAATTGTATGAGTTTAGGATACACTTCCGCAAATATGATTATCGATGAAATGTCTTTTGATTCAAATATTGCTACGATTTTTACACAAGAGAAGGAGCTAAATGATCCAATTAATTTAGCAAACTATATTAAAGTCTTAAATCCAAAAATTAAAGGTCATGCCAACTTCCTATACAATGAAGAAAGTCCTTTTAAAAATATTGAAGAATATATCTGTCATACATTATCACAACCGACAACTCGAATACAGTTAAAAGAATTACTCAATCGATTCGGTTATTCAGAGCAACGATATGGGAGGATGATTAATAATCTTATTGAATCATATAAATTAGTTGAATTGAGTCGTGATGAATTGATTTCAAGTGATTATTATTCAATGTGTGTGGAAGATGAAAAGATTGTTGTAGACTACTTAAAAGAAGTAATGCACGATAGTACGTATATGAGTTTATCCAAACTGATAGGATATCGAAGAAGTCTTCCAATTATTGAATATCAATGGACACCTCATTTACTAAAAAGTATTGCGATTAAGTTTGGATTTAAAGCAATAAATAAAATATATTCAGATTGGAGATACGATCCTGTTATTATTGTGAAATCAAATTCTTTAATTGAAACATATGAAGATTTAATTATAGATGTTCTAAATAATGAGTATAAAGGAAATATGCATATGTATGATATTTGTGATTATCTTATTGCAAAAGGATTGTTACGCATAAAAGATGGAGGAGAAAAAGTCTTTCCATATGAAATAAAAATGAGTCAAAAAATAAAAATTGATGAACTAGGAAATGTTAAATTAACTTAA
- a CDS encoding GIY-YIG nuclease family protein: MGETEEAAIRLLNHDKKKEFWDYAYFFFSNTHNLNKADVKFLESKIYQAIKEAGRYKLENASIPKESHVHDIRQSELMDMFKTIEFILGGAFNLFPFKKVDLQLEVNETKEKINHLQQQLDELEKETFYMTQKGADAKGYLLGEGKKFVVLKGSKTASIEKAANSFKEISAATNLERLKKQGVLQEIDGYYQFNQTHIFNSPSGASDLIYLGATNGWKEWKNKEGKSLEKLRE; the protein is encoded by the coding sequence GTGGGAGAAACAGAAGAAGCAGCAATACGCTTACTGAATCATGATAAGAAAAAAGAGTTTTGGGATTATGCTTATTTCTTCTTTAGTAATACCCATAACCTGAATAAAGCGGATGTTAAGTTTTTAGAGTCTAAAATTTATCAAGCAATTAAAGAAGCGGGTCGTTATAAATTAGAAAATGCAAGTATTCCAAAAGAAAGTCATGTTCATGACATTCGTCAAAGTGAACTGATGGACATGTTTAAAACGATTGAATTTATTTTAGGGGGAGCGTTTAATCTCTTTCCATTCAAAAAAGTCGATCTTCAATTAGAAGTCAATGAAACAAAAGAGAAAATTAATCATCTACAGCAGCAACTTGATGAACTTGAAAAAGAAACATTTTATATGACCCAAAAAGGAGCAGACGCCAAAGGCTATCTGCTCGGAGAAGGAAAAAAGTTTGTTGTTTTAAAAGGTTCAAAAACAGCTTCTATTGAAAAAGCGGCAAATAGTTTTAAAGAGATAAGTGCAGCTACAAACTTAGAACGCTTAAAGAAACAAGGAGTGTTACAAGAAATTGATGGATACTATCAATTTAATCAAACTCACATCTTTAATAGCCCCTCAGGAGCATCCGATCTTATCTATTTAGGAGCTACAAATGGATGGAAAGAATGGAAAAATAAAGAGGGAAAAAGTCTAGAGAAATTAAGAGAATAA
- a CDS encoding Rpn family recombination-promoting nuclease/putative transposase, translating to MKSGVKSVKELNLEDDFLFAKVMTDESICKIVLEKILNIEIKEVKMPEEQKVINILAENKGVRLDIYVNDDQNTVYNIEMQKGTDTNLPKRSRYYQGNIDINMITKGKKYNELRKCFIIFICTTFDPFKQGRHLYTFENRCNEDPRLVLGDETTKVFLTTCGILDDVDQEMLEFLAYIKNSTDKVASESKSQLVHKINEKVQSIKEDKRTEVEYMTLLERDERNREEGRNEERRSVAKNLLQRGLDDEFVFETTNLSLDEIKKLRQELELN from the coding sequence GTGAAATCAGGTGTTAAATCAGTTAAAGAATTAAATTTAGAGGATGACTTTTTATTTGCAAAAGTCATGACCGATGAGTCTATTTGTAAAATAGTTTTAGAAAAAATATTGAACATTGAAATTAAAGAAGTAAAAATGCCAGAAGAACAAAAGGTTATTAATATTCTTGCTGAAAATAAGGGAGTTAGACTCGACATCTATGTAAATGATGATCAAAATACAGTGTACAATATCGAGATGCAAAAGGGAACAGATACCAATCTTCCTAAAAGAAGCCGCTATTATCAAGGGAATATTGATATTAATATGATAACGAAGGGGAAGAAATACAATGAGTTACGAAAATGTTTCATCATCTTTATTTGTACGACTTTTGATCCATTTAAACAAGGCAGACATTTATATACCTTTGAAAATCGATGTAATGAGGATCCGAGGTTAGTTCTAGGTGATGAAACGACTAAAGTATTTTTGACAACGTGTGGGATACTTGATGATGTTGATCAGGAAATGTTAGAATTTTTAGCTTATATTAAGAACTCAACTGACAAAGTAGCGTCTGAATCTAAAAGTCAATTGGTTCATAAAATTAATGAGAAAGTACAATCAATCAAAGAAGATAAACGAACGGAGGTAGAATATATGACATTACTTGAGCGTGATGAAAGAAATCGTGAAGAGGGTAGAAATGAGGAAAGGCGCTCTGTTGCTAAAAATTTACTTCAAAGAGGTTTGGACGATGAATTTGTTTTTGAAACAACTAACTTATCTCTGGATGAGATTAAGAAATTAAGACAGGAATTGGAGCTTAATTAA
- a CDS encoding PTS transporter subunit EIIC: MKRIQTNDLASMILEALGGSSNIFSLSHCMTRLRLDVKNLDVVKVNQLKTLDGVINVVLQQTKIQIVIGPKVQQVYEQLERLRDQSTPSMVISSHQRKTSLISRILDTISRIFTPVIGAIAGAGMIKALLALLVAANLIDKTGQNYYVLNFIGDAAFYFMPILLAMSAAKQFKCNAYLAVVLAGILLHPHLIELKSAGEAVTFLGIPMVLATYSASVVPMILITWVMSFVEKTVKRYTPKSIEIFFVPMVVLLVMAPLALLAIGPLGTMAGDLLASLFKILDQKVGWILPIMMGMICPLLVMTGMHYSLLPIQLAQYATLGYATLMGLPMFASNMAQAAATFAIYCQTKDRSLKAIAGPSSLTAFMGITEPAMYGVTLRLKYPLVAAMIGGGCAGIWAGLTNVRTYVSATSGILSLPVYIGEDGLSNLINAIICIIISMTVSFSLTFFWTLKKQREEACVVSQSPSILKTSLEN; this comes from the coding sequence ATGAAAAGAATACAAACAAATGATTTAGCCTCTATGATTTTAGAGGCGTTAGGGGGAAGTAGCAACATTTTCAGTTTGTCGCATTGTATGACGCGCTTACGTTTAGATGTGAAAAATCTGGATGTCGTGAAGGTTAATCAATTAAAAACATTAGATGGCGTGATTAATGTAGTGCTTCAACAGACGAAAATTCAAATTGTCATTGGACCAAAAGTTCAACAAGTGTATGAACAATTAGAACGCTTACGGGATCAGTCTACTCCGTCTATGGTCATCTCCTCTCATCAACGTAAAACATCATTGATTTCTCGAATACTTGATACGATTTCTCGTATTTTTACGCCTGTGATTGGTGCAATTGCTGGTGCCGGGATGATTAAAGCGTTACTCGCGTTATTAGTAGCAGCCAATCTGATTGATAAAACAGGACAAAATTACTATGTTTTAAACTTTATTGGAGATGCAGCCTTTTATTTTATGCCGATTTTACTCGCGATGTCGGCTGCTAAGCAATTTAAATGTAATGCCTATCTAGCCGTCGTATTAGCAGGTATCTTACTTCATCCTCACCTCATCGAACTAAAATCAGCCGGTGAGGCCGTTACCTTTTTAGGAATCCCAATGGTTCTCGCTACTTATTCGGCATCCGTTGTTCCGATGATTTTAATTACATGGGTCATGTCTTTCGTTGAGAAAACCGTCAAACGTTACACACCAAAATCAATTGAAATCTTTTTCGTTCCAATGGTTGTTCTTCTCGTGATGGCGCCGCTTGCTTTACTTGCCATTGGCCCACTGGGAACGATGGCGGGTGATTTATTAGCCAGTCTATTTAAGATCTTGGACCAAAAAGTTGGATGGATTTTACCGATTATGATGGGCATGATTTGTCCGTTACTTGTCATGACAGGGATGCACTACAGTTTACTACCGATTCAACTCGCTCAGTATGCCACACTTGGTTATGCAACGTTAATGGGATTACCAATGTTTGCTTCAAATATGGCGCAGGCTGCTGCAACGTTTGCGATTTATTGTCAAACAAAAGATCGTTCATTAAAAGCGATTGCTGGACCTAGTAGCTTAACCGCCTTTATGGGGATTACAGAGCCTGCCATGTATGGCGTGACATTACGATTAAAATATCCGCTTGTTGCGGCTATGATTGGTGGAGGTTGTGCTGGAATTTGGGCTGGATTAACCAATGTCAGAACTTATGTTTCAGCAACTTCTGGGATTTTATCATTACCAGTTTACATTGGGGAGGATGGATTATCTAACCTAATCAATGCGATCATCTGTATTATTATTTCAATGACGGTTTCATTTAGCTTAACCTTTTTCTGGACCTTGAAGAAACAACGTGAAGAAGCATGTGTCGTGTCTCAAAGTCCATCTATCTTAAAAACATCGTTAGAAAACTAA
- a CDS encoding TPM domain-containing protein, translating to MEQVIKKCRGYKKIKFTLLPKLFLLIVTLVSLFNLSSLDIQAVVNPDQSFYVTDKSHVLTHQTKEHILEINYVFEKTKERPQIAVVIIPTLDGSDIETYAVKQFEKMKIGNEKYDNGVLILLATEDREIRVEVGYGLEGALPDGKVGRILDASMENLASGHYSQAIEDIFNQIVLVIQDEYGYEDVFNGTVPKVESEEMNELPIFGMIIGVIVVYFIVCRVIGINSVDALILLINLLSQGSNHSSSSHQSKGGGGRSGGGGASRNF from the coding sequence ATGGAACAAGTCATAAAGAAGTGTAGAGGATATAAGAAAATAAAGTTTACGTTGTTACCGAAGTTATTTTTATTGATCGTAACATTGGTTAGTCTTTTTAATCTGAGTTCGTTAGACATACAAGCAGTTGTGAATCCAGATCAAAGTTTTTATGTCACCGATAAAAGTCACGTCTTAACTCATCAAACAAAAGAACATATTTTAGAGATTAACTATGTGTTTGAAAAAACAAAGGAACGGCCACAAATTGCAGTTGTCATCATTCCAACACTGGATGGCAGTGATATTGAAACCTATGCGGTTAAGCAGTTTGAGAAAATGAAAATAGGGAATGAAAAATATGACAATGGGGTTCTTATTTTACTAGCAACGGAAGATAGGGAAATCAGAGTCGAGGTTGGTTATGGACTTGAAGGGGCTTTACCTGATGGAAAAGTTGGCCGAATTCTCGATGCGTCTATGGAAAACTTAGCATCAGGTCATTACTCGCAGGCGATTGAAGATATCTTTAATCAAATTGTTTTAGTTATTCAAGATGAATATGGGTATGAAGATGTCTTTAACGGGACCGTTCCTAAAGTTGAATCCGAAGAAATGAATGAGTTACCTATTTTTGGGATGATTATTGGTGTCATTGTTGTTTATTTTATCGTCTGCCGAGTGATTGGGATTAACTCAGTTGATGCGCTAATCTTACTGATTAACCTTCTTTCACAAGGGTCAAATCATTCTTCATCATCACATCAATCAAAAGGTGGAGGCGGCCGATCTGGAGGTGGCGGTGCCTCACGAAACTTTTAA
- a CDS encoding LemA family protein encodes MKKTTTILIGVFVIILLIAGYFISSYNGIVAAEEDVDAQFAKVETQLQRRFDLIPNLVSATQGYMQHEKDVFTAIADARSKLAGATTVNDKVEASNELEGALSRLLMVVENYPELKADTQFTALMDELAGTENRIATERNRYNESVQTFNAKIRKFPTSFIASIMGVEKRDYFEAQAGADQAPSVNF; translated from the coding sequence ATGAAAAAAACAACTACTATTTTAATTGGAGTTTTTGTGATTATTCTATTAATTGCAGGTTATTTTATTTCTAGTTATAACGGAATTGTTGCAGCTGAAGAGGACGTTGATGCTCAGTTTGCAAAAGTTGAGACACAATTACAACGCCGTTTTGATTTGATTCCTAACTTAGTCAGTGCGACACAAGGTTATATGCAACATGAAAAAGACGTATTCACAGCTATTGCTGATGCACGTTCAAAATTAGCGGGAGCGACAACTGTCAATGATAAAGTTGAAGCGTCTAATGAATTAGAAGGAGCGTTATCTCGTTTATTAATGGTAGTAGAAAATTATCCAGAATTAAAAGCTGACACGCAATTTACAGCCCTAATGGATGAACTAGCTGGAACTGAAAATCGTATTGCAACAGAGCGTAATCGATATAATGAATCTGTTCAAACGTTCAATGCAAAAATCCGTAAGTTCCCAACTAGCTTTATTGCAAGTATAATGGGTGTTGAAAAACGCGATTATTTTGAAGCTCAAGCAGGTGCAGATCAAGCACCAAGTGTTAATTTTTAA
- a CDS encoding TMEM164 family acyltransferase, with translation MMSQLGSLFFAPLDAYPAAGMFTTPHLISLVVCLIIVLVALKASLKKSWEQVMKLTRVIAIVVTILEGVKIAYNFYYGYTWLDAWFPLSFCSLFIYATWMSGFGKGWIKKVGDAFIVMGCLLGGIGFLLVPTTSLMRYPIWHFLCLYSLLFHMLMIYLSVLYLWHRRVPINRYTYVYFSVYFLISALICIGLNTIYDSNLMILREPYNVPFQFIQEIKAQSQMAYTCLATLAYLIGPGLFAFGISAWLKAKKVNNQTSDFSY, from the coding sequence ATGATGAGTCAGTTGGGATCATTATTTTTTGCTCCGTTAGATGCTTATCCCGCAGCGGGGATGTTTACAACCCCACATTTAATTTCACTCGTTGTTTGTTTAATCATCGTATTAGTGGCTTTAAAAGCCTCGTTAAAGAAATCATGGGAGCAAGTGATGAAACTGACACGTGTGATAGCCATTGTTGTGACGATTTTAGAAGGGGTGAAAATCGCCTATAACTTCTACTATGGTTATACATGGTTAGATGCGTGGTTTCCATTATCATTTTGCTCGTTATTCATTTACGCCACATGGATGAGTGGCTTTGGAAAAGGATGGATTAAAAAAGTAGGGGATGCCTTTATTGTGATGGGCTGTTTACTCGGCGGAATTGGTTTCTTATTAGTACCAACCACCTCACTGATGCGATATCCAATCTGGCATTTCTTATGTTTATATAGTTTGCTTTTCCATATGTTGATGATTTATCTAAGTGTTTTATACCTTTGGCATCGTCGCGTGCCGATCAATCGTTACACGTATGTTTATTTTAGTGTGTATTTCTTAATTTCAGCTTTAATTTGTATTGGATTAAATACGATTTATGACTCTAATCTCATGATTCTTCGTGAACCTTATAACGTTCCATTTCAATTTATTCAGGAGATTAAAGCTCAAAGTCAAATGGCTTACACGTGTTTAGCCACGTTAGCTTATCTCATCGGACCAGGATTATTTGCGTTTGGAATAAGTGCTTGGTTGAAAGCAAAAAAAGTAAATAACCAAACAAGTGACTTTTCTTATTAA
- a CDS encoding glycosyltransferase family 2 protein, whose amino-acid sequence MEKIILINLVIAIIFCICYSYQFLYVIVSLMKKDKPHQETKAHRFAVLIAARNEETVINHLIDSINTQTYDQGEVTVFVVADNCTDQTAACARKMGAIVYERFDQTKIGKGHAMEFLLNQMEKDYAPFDGYFVFDADNVLDQNYILEMNKTFSDGYDIITSYRNSKNYGDNWISSGYAIWFLWESEFLNRGRMLLGTSCAVSGTGFFFSRRIIEKYGGWKFFLLTEDIQFTVDNVLSGEKIGYCRQAMLYDEQPVKFQQSFRQRMRWAKGFFQVFHRYGLDLFKGSLQRNTSCYDMLMVIMPAIILTLFTLIFNGSMILFGDYTTYQDDLIMMMMGRMILNMYLMLVFIATVTTATQWKNIHTTSFKKLAYIFTFPFFMFTYIPITIVAFFKKVEWQPIEHSRAKTLAEIKEG is encoded by the coding sequence ATGGAAAAGATTATTTTGATTAACTTAGTGATTGCCATTATTTTTTGTATCTGCTATAGTTATCAATTTTTGTATGTCATCGTGTCTTTGATGAAAAAAGATAAACCTCATCAAGAGACGAAAGCACATCGTTTTGCTGTGTTAATCGCAGCCCGTAATGAAGAGACAGTCATTAATCATTTAATAGATAGTATTAATACACAGACGTATGATCAAGGAGAGGTCACGGTTTTTGTTGTCGCCGATAATTGTACGGATCAAACGGCAGCATGTGCTCGAAAGATGGGGGCTATTGTCTATGAGCGATTTGATCAAACAAAAATTGGAAAAGGGCATGCCATGGAGTTCTTACTCAATCAAATGGAAAAAGATTATGCACCATTTGATGGTTATTTCGTGTTTGATGCCGATAATGTCTTAGATCAAAATTATATTTTAGAAATGAATAAGACATTTTCGGATGGTTATGACATCATCACCAGCTACCGAAATTCAAAGAACTATGGGGACAACTGGATTTCTTCCGGATATGCCATCTGGTTTTTATGGGAATCGGAGTTTTTAAATCGAGGTCGTATGTTACTAGGTACAAGTTGTGCGGTTTCGGGAACTGGTTTTTTCTTTAGTCGACGTATCATTGAGAAATACGGCGGTTGGAAATTCTTTTTATTAACAGAAGATATTCAATTTACAGTGGATAATGTCTTAAGTGGTGAAAAAATTGGTTATTGTCGCCAAGCTATGCTTTATGATGAGCAACCGGTAAAATTCCAACAATCGTTCAGACAACGTATGCGCTGGGCGAAAGGATTCTTTCAAGTTTTTCATCGTTATGGACTAGATTTATTTAAAGGTTCTTTGCAACGTAATACCTCTTGTTATGACATGTTAATGGTCATCATGCCGGCGATTATTTTAACGCTTTTTACGCTTATTTTTAATGGGAGTATGATTTTATTTGGAGATTATACGACTTATCAAGACGATTTAATTATGATGATGATGGGACGTATGATTTTAAATATGTATTTGATGTTAGTCTTTATCGCGACGGTAACGACAGCCACACAATGGAAAAATATTCATACCACAAGCTTTAAGAAATTAGCTTACATTTTCACGTTCCCATTCTTCATGTTTACGTATATTCCTATTACGATTGTAGCGTTCTTTAAAAAAGTGGAGTGGCAACCGATTGAACATAGCCGTGCGAAAACATTGGCTGAGATTAAAGAAGGGTAG